One window of Mauremys reevesii isolate NIE-2019 linkage group 4, ASM1616193v1, whole genome shotgun sequence genomic DNA carries:
- the LOC120404046 gene encoding glycine N-acyltransferase-like protein 3 — MLILSCASKLRLLEGMLRRGLPDTLPVYGAVMHVNRGNPAGQEVLVDSWPEFKMVLTRPRREVAWDPSDYFTNLHTAFYRDEGACRALLGNSHAIDWDQAFQIQGLQDGVYENIRDIARARGLEMETYPYRPLLHPDPPAMPQYRPEKGLRLAPVSPAHALLLRDTWMFGENSWSLRYLSRLIRHFPSACLLDPEGTPISWSLTDPLAALTHGYTLPEHRGQHHARAVVGMLVAQLHAHGFPVYTRVLPHNEPSLHTLQCLGFHILPGVFHQLVDFDSQTCTVSISQD, encoded by the exons ATGCTGATCCTGAGCTGTGCCTCCAAGCTGCGGCTGCTGGAGGGGATGCTACGGCGGGGCCTGCCTGACACGCTGCCG GTCTACGGCGCTGTGATGCATGTGAACCGCGGGAACCCGGCTGGCCAGGAGGTGCTGGTGGATTCATGGCCAGAGTTCAAAATGGTCCTCACCCGGCCACGCAGAGAA GTGGCGTGGGACCCAAGTGATTATTTCACCAACTTGCACACGGCATTTTACCGGGATGAGGGCGCCTGCCGGGCCCTGCTGGGGAACAGCCACGCCATCGACTGGGACCAGGCCTTCCAGATACAGg GGCTGCAGGACGGGGTATACGAGAACATCAGGGACATCGCCAGGGCCAGGGGCCTTGAGATGGAGACGTATCCATACCGGCCACTGCTGCACCCAGACCCGCCTGCCATGCCCCAGTACCG GCCTGAGAAGGGGCTCaggctggcccccgtgtcccccGCCCACGCCCTGCTGCTCAGAGACACCTGGATGTTTGGGGAGAACAGCTGGAGCCTGCGCTACCTGAGCCGCCTGATCCGCCACTTCCCCAGCGCCTGCCTGCTGGACCCTGAGGGGACCCCCATCTCCTGGTCCCTCACCGACCCACTGGCTGCCCTGACACACGGTTACACCCTCCCGGAGCATCGTGGCCAGCACCACGCGAGGGCCGTAGTGGGGATGCTGGTTGCACAGTTGCATGCCCACGGCTTCCCTGTTTACACCCGGGTGCTGCCCCACAACGAGCCTTCGCTGCACACCCTGCAATGCCTCGGCTTCCACATCCTGCCTGGGGTGTTCCACCAGCTGGTG